A region of the Desulfovibrio sp. JC010 genome:
GGCATTTGGATTTCTGAACCGTGCGGATATTACATGGCAGCGCAACTTTTTTGTGGTGGTTACTATTATCGCGCTAGGTGTGATCGGCATGCTGCTGAAATCAGCGGAAGAGCGGGATAAATTCCAGATTGTGGGACTTGGCTTAGTGCTGGGCGGGGCAATCGGCAATCTGATCGACCGCATTCTTTATCATGAAGTGACCGACTTTCTGGATTTTTACTACGGCTCGCACCACTACCCGGCTTTCAACGTGGCGGATATTGCAATCTGTCTGGGTGCTTTTGCCCTGATCGTATCTTTTTACAAGAACAAGTAGCCATGAATCCGATTCTGTTCAGCATAGGCTCTGTAAACATTTATGCCTACAGCGTATTCCTGACCGCAGGTTGTCTGCTGGGCATGGGCTGGGCCATGCGTGCGGCCCGGCTGTGGGAACTTGATTACAAGCTTGCCCCGCTGACCGGAATTATTGCCGTTGTCTGCGGCGTTATCGGCGCACGGGCACTCTATGTGGGGCTGTACCCGAAGGAATTTACGGATAATCTGCTCTCCGTTTTTTATATCTGGCAGGGCGGGCTGGTCTTTTCCGGAGCGGTGATCTTCGGCTCACTGGCCGGGCTGCTCTACCTGCGTTCAAAAAAGCAGCCGCTTCTGGACTGGCTGGACTGCTTTGCGCCGGGGATTGCGCTGGGAATATCTGTCGGGCGGCTGGGTTGTTTTTTCGCGGGCTGCTGCTACGGCAAACCGACCGATCTGCCATGGGCGGTAACTTTTAAAAACACTGCATCGCTGGCTCCGCTCTTTCAGCCTCTACACCCGACCCAGCTTTACCATTCACTGTCCGGGCTGATAATTTTCCTTATTTTACTGGCTGTTGGCAACAAACTTCAGACTGAAGGACGCATTACCGGGCTATTCCTTGTATTGTTTTCTGTGTCCAGATTTATTATTGAATTTTTCAGGGCGGATTACCGGGGCGAGCTCGGTCCTTTGTCCATGACTCAGTTCATAACACTTGTCTTTTTCTCAATTGGTATATACCTGTTATCAATATACAAAAAAAGGAGCACCTAATGTTCTTCGGATCAATTCCCAATCTTCCCATGGAAACCTGGATCATTATCCTCGGCAGTGTCGGTCTTTTTGCAGCCTTGACACTTTTCGCCATATGGGATGCATTCAACAGGGAATTCCCGTCCAACATGGAAAAGGTCGGCTGGATTCAGCTCGCGATTTTTATTCCATTTTTAGGCTGTCTGGCTTACTTTCTCCTCGGTAGAAAAAGGGGGAAAAAATATAATGCAGAATAATATGAAAAAATCACTCATCGCCGCACTGATCGCTTTTCCTCTGGCTACAGGCTTCAGCGGATGCGTAACCACATCCGATATGGATAAGCTGCGCATGGAACTGCGCCAGACCCGCAGCCAGCTCAATAAGAAGATCGACAATGTCGAACAGCAGACCGCAGCCGACAACGTCACCCTGCGCGATGAAATCAAGCAATCCAGCTCCCCGGTGCAGACCCGGCAGGCGAATATGTATGCTGAAGTGAACGCCCTCAAAATGCAGGTTGCCAAGCTTCAGGGTACCGTCAACACCATGTCCGAGTCCGTGAACAGGCTTGATGCCGGGGACACCAACAGCACTGTATCCCTTGAAGATCTTTCCAAGAAAGTCGAGGATATGCGTCTGGCCCTCGAAAGCCAGCTGGCCATTGATCTTGGGCTCATCAAAGCACAGGCCCCCAAAGATAAAGCAACTCAGGAAGCGGTGGAAGAAACCGCAGCCGCAGTAGGCGGAATCGCTGCTGTTGTGGCTCCTGAGCCGAAGAAGGCTGAGCCTGTTGATCCGGCACAGGCTCTGTACGACAAGGGGCTGGCCCTGTTCAAGGATCGCAAATATAAAGACGCTATCCGCGATATGGCTGAGTTCACCAAAACTTTCCCCAAACACAAGCTTGTTCCCAATGCTATTTTCTGGGAAGGTGAATGCTACTACCAGCTGAAAGATTACGCCAATGCCGCCCTCAAATATCAGGGAGTCATTGCCAAGCATCCCAAGAGCAACAAGTATAAATCCGCACTGCTCAAACAGGGACTCTGCCTTATCAAGCTGGGCAAGACCAAATCAGGACGCTACATCCTTGAAGACCTTATCAAGAAGGCACCTGATTCCGCCGAAGCCAAACGCGCAAAAAGCATCGTCAAAAACTTAAAATAATTTAAACGGATATAAAACAATGAGCGATAGCAAAAATTTCAACAAAATCATCCACCTGTCTTTTCCGCCCAACACTTCCGGCCGTCCGGTAGTATGCAATCTGGGCAAGCTCTACAATCTCAGCTTCAACATCCTGAAAGCTGACATCAACCCCAGACTCGAAGGCAGCATGACCCTTGAGATCACCGGGCTTGAAAAAGATTACCACGAAGGCATCAACTACCTTAAGGAAAACGGTGTACGCCTTATTCCCGTGGCCCAGAAAATCGCAAGGGACGAAGAGTCCTGCATGCACTGCGGCATGTGTCTCGCCATGTGCCCCACCGGTGCCCTTTCCCTGGAAAAAGAAACCCGTCTGGTGATTTTCGATCTGGAACAGTGTACCGCCTGCGGCCTGTGTACCAAGGTCTGTCCGGTGCGGGCAATGGAAGTTGACCCGCAGGACTAACAATTAACCAAGGGAATCCACATGGACCGGGACGCACCGCATTTCGCCAGCGTAAAAACAAGAATCAAAGGACACGGACGCTTTTCCAGATCTCTGGAAAGCCAGCCCGTGTACCGGGGATTCAGCGGGATGAAAAAACATCCGGCTGAAGACCTTGATGATTCCCGGGTCCCGGAATGGCTGAAGGTTTATGTAATAGAGCTGGACCGCAAACTGGATCAGCTGCTTGGATTGCAGAGCCAGAAAGACCTTAAGCAGGATTTCCCCATTGATCTTGAAATACTTAAGATTTCCGGAAACGGAATGGCCTTCCGTTCTGAGCAATTAACCGATCCCTGCCTCATGGAGGTAGTGATTGAAGTAGAACAGATTCCCCTGCGCCTTGCCGGAGCCAAAGGCAATGTAAAGCGCGGCAAAAAAGAAGGACTCTGGATCATGGAATTTGAAAAAATCAGGGAACACGACCTTGAATCCATCATCCAGTTTGTTTTCAGCCAGCAGCGGGAAATAATCAGAACAGAAAAGCTGGGCTAACCGCCTGAAAGCTTAATATATCAACGCGAAGGAGAACGCAGTGATTAATGATGATCAAATAGTGCGGGAGATGATGGAAAAGGTCTCTGAAGACCTGAGTAAAAGCCTGAAGGAAAGCATTGCAGATGCCGTGCAAAAAGAAATTTCCAAATCCATGTCCAAAACCCTTCTTGAAGGTGAATTCTACCGCCGAATCAACATTGACCTGCAAAACGGTCTCCGCGACATTTATCAGGAAGTAGCCAAAGCCAAAAAAGGCCCGGCCGGATCTCCCGAAGCGGTAGTATGTGTTGATTCCGACCCGGACCAGCTTTTCAATGAAGCTTCCGACCAGCTCGATGCCATTATGCGCACCACGGAAAAAGCCACGCAGGACATCATGGATATTCTGGAAAAAACACAGGAAACCCAGTTCGCCCTTGCAAACATCATCAAGGCTTTTGAATCCGGCGGCGTAAAGAAAGAACAGCGGCAGGAACTGGCCAATATCAACAACACCCTCGGCGAGGATATCATGACCATCATGACCACCCTCTCCTTTCAGGACCTGACCGGGCAGCGCATCAAAATCATCATCGAGACCATCAAGAGCGTTGAAAAGATCGTACTCGATCTCTACATGTCCACCGGGCTGAAAATCAAAGCCCGCGAAGAAGCCCCTGAAAAATCCCTTGAGCAGCTCGATCAGGAAACTGAAAACAAAATGAGTGAGCTTAAAGGTCCCACCGAGA
Encoded here:
- the lspA gene encoding signal peptidase II, giving the protein MNKYFLAGIISVITLILDQVTKIAVREKMTLWTSEVIIPGFFNLVHVVNKGAAFGFLNRADITWQRNFFVVVTIIALGVIGMLLKSAEERDKFQIVGLGLVLGGAIGNLIDRILYHEVTDFLDFYYGSHHYPAFNVADIAICLGAFALIVSFYKNK
- the lgt gene encoding prolipoprotein diacylglyceryl transferase, which produces MNPILFSIGSVNIYAYSVFLTAGCLLGMGWAMRAARLWELDYKLAPLTGIIAVVCGVIGARALYVGLYPKEFTDNLLSVFYIWQGGLVFSGAVIFGSLAGLLYLRSKKQPLLDWLDCFAPGIALGISVGRLGCFFAGCCYGKPTDLPWAVTFKNTASLAPLFQPLHPTQLYHSLSGLIIFLILLAVGNKLQTEGRITGLFLVLFSVSRFIIEFFRADYRGELGPLSMTQFITLVFFSIGIYLLSIYKKRST
- a CDS encoding PLD nuclease N-terminal domain-containing protein, which codes for MFFGSIPNLPMETWIIILGSVGLFAALTLFAIWDAFNREFPSNMEKVGWIQLAIFIPFLGCLAYFLLGRKRGKKYNAE
- the ybgF gene encoding tol-pal system protein YbgF, with amino-acid sequence MKKSLIAALIAFPLATGFSGCVTTSDMDKLRMELRQTRSQLNKKIDNVEQQTAADNVTLRDEIKQSSSPVQTRQANMYAEVNALKMQVAKLQGTVNTMSESVNRLDAGDTNSTVSLEDLSKKVEDMRLALESQLAIDLGLIKAQAPKDKATQEAVEETAAAVGGIAAVVAPEPKKAEPVDPAQALYDKGLALFKDRKYKDAIRDMAEFTKTFPKHKLVPNAIFWEGECYYQLKDYANAALKYQGVIAKHPKSNKYKSALLKQGLCLIKLGKTKSGRYILEDLIKKAPDSAEAKRAKSIVKNLK
- a CDS encoding 4Fe-4S dicluster domain-containing protein, with the translated sequence MSDSKNFNKIIHLSFPPNTSGRPVVCNLGKLYNLSFNILKADINPRLEGSMTLEITGLEKDYHEGINYLKENGVRLIPVAQKIARDEESCMHCGMCLAMCPTGALSLEKETRLVIFDLEQCTACGLCTKVCPVRAMEVDPQD
- a CDS encoding protein phosphatase CheZ, with protein sequence MINDDQIVREMMEKVSEDLSKSLKESIADAVQKEISKSMSKTLLEGEFYRRINIDLQNGLRDIYQEVAKAKKGPAGSPEAVVCVDSDPDQLFNEASDQLDAIMRTTEKATQDIMDILEKTQETQFALANIIKAFESGGVKKEQRQELANINNTLGEDIMTIMTTLSFQDLTGQRIKIIIETIKSVEKIVLDLYMSTGLKIKAREEAPEKSLEQLDQETENKMSELKGPTEKADQGDVDDLLASLGL